A genomic segment from Anaeromyxobacter sp. encodes:
- the xdhC gene encoding xanthine dehydrogenase accessory protein XdhC: MSGWLDALARLVAAGTPAVLVTVVRAEGSSPREAGAKLVVTGEGQHGSVGGGHLELTAVELARDLLAARPGVAGAAPLLREYPLGPSLGQCCGGAVTLLFELVAPPAWRVALFGAGHVGRALVRLLGDLACRVDWIDERAEAFPSATPPGVRVVVSDAPEEEVARLPAGADVLVMTHSHALDLRIVAAALGRPDLRLVGLIGSRTKRARFLARLEHRGVPPAALARLTCPIGLPGVGGKRPAEIAIAVAAQLLQLEGASVAQATSPAAAKAAPAAQTPGQPQAAQARAADQVPAAPPTK; encoded by the coding sequence GTGAGCGGCTGGCTCGACGCCCTGGCGCGCCTGGTGGCGGCGGGCACCCCCGCGGTGCTGGTGACGGTGGTGCGCGCCGAGGGCTCCTCGCCGCGGGAGGCCGGCGCCAAGCTGGTGGTCACGGGCGAGGGCCAGCACGGCAGCGTGGGCGGCGGCCACCTGGAGCTGACGGCGGTGGAGCTGGCCCGCGACCTGCTGGCGGCCCGGCCCGGGGTGGCCGGGGCCGCGCCGCTGCTGCGCGAGTACCCGCTCGGCCCCAGCCTGGGCCAGTGCTGCGGCGGCGCGGTGACGCTCCTCTTCGAGCTGGTGGCCCCGCCGGCCTGGCGGGTGGCGCTCTTCGGCGCCGGTCACGTGGGCAGGGCCCTGGTGCGGCTGCTCGGCGACCTGGCCTGCCGGGTGGACTGGATCGACGAGCGGGCCGAGGCCTTCCCGTCGGCCACGCCGCCCGGGGTCCGGGTGGTGGTCTCCGACGCGCCGGAGGAGGAGGTGGCACGGCTGCCCGCCGGCGCCGACGTCCTCGTCATGACCCACAGCCACGCGCTCGACCTGCGCATCGTGGCGGCGGCGCTCGGCCGCCCGGACCTGCGGCTGGTGGGGCTGATCGGCTCCCGCACCAAGCGGGCGCGCTTCCTGGCCCGCCTGGAGCACCGCGGCGTCCCGCCCGCGGCGCTGGCCCGGCTCACCTGCCCCATCGGCCTGCCCGGGGTGGGCGGCAAGCGCCCCGCCGAGATCGCCATCGCGGTGGCGGCGCAGCTGCTTCAGCTGGAGGGGGCGTCGGTGGCCCAGGCCACCAGCCCGGCCGCCGCGAAGGCGGCGCCGGCGGCGCAGACCCCGGGCCAGCCCCAGGCGGCCCAGGCGCGGGCCGCGGACCAGGTGCCGGCCGCCCCGCCGACGAAGTAG
- the xdhB gene encoding xanthine dehydrogenase molybdopterin binding subunit, whose translation MAASRPHDSAEHHVRGAARYVDDLPEPRGLLHAFVALSARAHARVDRLDVGPVRAAPGVAAVLTAADLAHGNDVGPVLPGDPIFADGLVEYWGQSLFAVAAETGDQARAAAGAAVVEYQDLPPILTVEEALAAGSFVLPTEVLRRGASAAALARAPRRLAGRFAMGGQEHFYLEGQVAMAVPGEGGTMLVHASTQHPSEVQHLVARALGRADAAVSVEVRRLGGGFGGKETQAALPACVAALLAARTGRPVKLRLDRDDDMALTGKRHDFVAEYEVGFDDRGRLLALDLTLASRCGMSADLSGAVNDRAMLHADNAYYLPHVTVTSHRCRTNTASNTAFRGFGGPQGILAIEQVIDEVARALGRDPLEVRRANLYGGRGRDVTPYGMRFTDNVLPALLDELCASSGYAARREAVARFNAVSPWLKRGLALTPVKFGIAFTAFSMNQAGALLHVYTDGSVHLNHGGVEMGQGLFTKVAQVVADELGLPPELVRLMPTATEKVPNTSPTAASSGSDLNGAAALVAARTLRGRLAAVAATLLGGRAADVVFEGGRVRQGRRSASFAEVARAAHAARVGLSAAGFYRTPRLRYDRRRHRGRPFLYFSQGAAVAEVEVDTLTGEHRLLRVDLLHDCGGSLNPALDRGQVEGGFVQGMGWLTSEELVWDERGRLLTHAPSTYKIPACSDVPEDFRVTLRGRPNREPTVRRSKAVGEPPLPLAAAVFFALRDAVAAVGPPGLRPRLDAPATPERVLMAIEELRGRQAAPGRGEAG comes from the coding sequence GTGGCCGCCTCCCGGCCCCACGACAGCGCCGAGCACCACGTGCGGGGCGCCGCCCGGTACGTGGACGACCTGCCCGAGCCGCGCGGCCTGCTCCACGCCTTCGTGGCCCTCTCGGCGCGCGCCCACGCCCGCGTCGACCGCCTGGACGTGGGCCCGGTGCGCGCCGCCCCCGGCGTGGCGGCGGTGCTCACGGCCGCCGACCTGGCGCACGGCAACGACGTCGGGCCGGTGCTGCCGGGGGACCCGATCTTCGCCGATGGGCTGGTCGAGTACTGGGGCCAGTCGCTGTTCGCGGTGGCGGCCGAGACCGGCGACCAGGCCCGCGCGGCCGCCGGCGCGGCGGTCGTCGAGTACCAGGACCTGCCCCCCATCCTCACCGTGGAGGAGGCCCTGGCGGCCGGCTCCTTCGTGCTGCCCACCGAGGTGCTGCGCCGGGGCGCCTCGGCGGCGGCGCTGGCCCGCGCGCCGCGGCGGCTGGCCGGGCGCTTCGCCATGGGCGGGCAGGAGCACTTCTACCTGGAGGGGCAGGTGGCCATGGCGGTGCCGGGGGAGGGCGGGACCATGCTGGTGCACGCCTCCACCCAGCACCCCAGCGAGGTGCAGCACCTGGTCGCCAGGGCGCTCGGCCGGGCGGACGCCGCCGTCTCGGTCGAGGTGCGGCGGCTGGGCGGTGGCTTCGGCGGGAAGGAGACCCAGGCCGCGCTGCCGGCCTGCGTGGCGGCGCTGCTGGCGGCGCGCACCGGCCGCCCGGTCAAGCTCAGGCTCGACCGCGACGACGACATGGCGCTGACCGGCAAGCGCCACGACTTCGTCGCCGAGTACGAGGTGGGCTTCGACGACCGGGGGCGCCTGCTGGCGCTGGACCTGACCCTGGCCTCCCGCTGCGGCATGTCGGCGGACCTCTCGGGCGCCGTCAACGACCGGGCCATGCTGCACGCCGACAACGCCTACTACCTGCCGCACGTCACGGTGACCTCCCACCGCTGCCGCACCAACACCGCCTCCAACACCGCCTTCCGCGGGTTCGGCGGCCCGCAGGGCATCCTGGCCATCGAGCAGGTGATCGACGAGGTGGCCCGCGCCCTGGGCCGGGACCCGCTGGAGGTCCGCCGCGCCAACCTCTACGGGGGCCGCGGCCGCGACGTCACGCCCTACGGCATGCGGTTCACCGACAACGTGCTGCCGGCGCTGCTGGACGAGCTGTGCGCCTCCTCCGGCTACGCGGCCCGGCGCGAGGCCGTCGCCCGCTTCAACGCCGTGAGCCCGTGGCTGAAGCGCGGTCTGGCGCTCACCCCGGTGAAGTTCGGCATCGCCTTCACCGCCTTCTCCATGAACCAGGCCGGCGCGCTGCTGCACGTCTACACCGACGGCAGCGTCCACCTGAACCACGGCGGCGTGGAGATGGGGCAGGGGCTCTTCACCAAGGTGGCCCAGGTGGTGGCCGACGAGCTGGGGCTGCCGCCCGAGCTGGTGCGGCTCATGCCGACCGCCACCGAGAAGGTGCCCAACACCTCGCCCACCGCCGCCTCCTCGGGCAGCGACCTGAACGGCGCGGCGGCCCTGGTGGCGGCCCGGACCCTGCGCGGCCGCCTGGCGGCGGTGGCCGCCACCCTGCTGGGGGGACGCGCGGCCGACGTGGTCTTCGAGGGCGGGCGGGTCCGCCAGGGGCGGCGCAGCGCCAGCTTCGCCGAGGTGGCCAGGGCGGCCCACGCCGCCCGGGTCGGGCTCTCGGCCGCCGGCTTCTACCGCACCCCCAGGCTCCGCTACGACCGGAGGCGCCACCGCGGCCGTCCCTTCCTCTACTTCTCGCAGGGGGCGGCGGTCGCCGAGGTGGAGGTGGACACCCTGACCGGCGAGCACCGGCTGCTGCGGGTCGACCTGCTGCACGACTGCGGCGGCTCGCTCAACCCGGCCCTCGACCGGGGGCAGGTGGAGGGCGGCTTCGTGCAGGGGATGGGCTGGCTCACCTCGGAGGAGCTGGTCTGGGACGAGCGCGGGCGGCTGCTGACCCACGCCCCCTCCACGTACAAGATCCCGGCCTGCAGCGACGTGCCGGAGGACTTCCGGGTGACGCTGCGGGGCCGGCCCAACCGCGAGCCGACGGTGCGCCGCTCCAAGGCCGTCGGCGAGCCGCCGCTGCCGCTGGCCGCCGCGGTCTTCTTCGCCCTGCGCGACGCCGTGGCGGCGGTCGGCCCGCCGGGGCTGCGGCCGCGCCTCGACGCGCCGGCCACGCCGGAGCGGGTGCTCATGGCCATCGAGGAGCTCCGGGGCAGGCAGGCGGCCCCGGGCCGCGGGGAGGCCGGGTGA
- the xdhA gene encoding xanthine dehydrogenase small subunit gives MDGSGIRFILDGQVRELDGVDPTLTVLRWLREVEGRSGTKEGCAEGDCGACTVVLVELRGGELRYRALNACLLFLPALDGAALLTVESLCREGQPLHPVQDALVRCHASQCGFCTPGFVMSLTALYESEVAPSRQRLDEVLAGNLCRCTGYRPIVEAARLACAGGQVPRLAAQQAALRAQLEGLARTEGLALRHGGRRWFAPRSLAEAARLAEAHPAAHLVAGATDVGLWVTKQRRALDTVIALGGVPELTAVSLGATHVEVGAAASYTDALGPLEAEHPDLGRLLRRIGSQQIRNAGTLGGNLANASPIGDTAPALLALDASVVLRRGQDTRELPLAAFFAGYRRTALRPGELLERIRVPRRAPGLSFRAYKVAKRFDQDISTVCGAFALVLERGRVAQVRVAFGGMAATPVRVDAVERALLGLPWTLAAVEQVVPLLDQALAPLSDLRGSATYRRLVAGNLLRKFQLETGGEAPATRLRAGAEGR, from the coding sequence GTGGACGGCAGCGGCATCCGGTTCATCCTCGACGGCCAGGTGCGGGAGCTCGACGGCGTCGACCCGACGCTGACGGTGCTGCGCTGGCTGCGCGAGGTGGAGGGCCGCAGCGGCACCAAGGAGGGCTGCGCCGAGGGAGACTGCGGCGCCTGCACCGTGGTGCTGGTGGAGCTGCGGGGGGGCGAGCTCCGCTACCGCGCCCTCAACGCCTGCCTGCTCTTCCTGCCGGCGCTCGACGGGGCGGCGCTCCTCACGGTGGAGAGCCTGTGCCGCGAGGGCCAGCCGCTCCACCCGGTGCAGGACGCCCTGGTGCGGTGCCACGCCTCGCAGTGCGGCTTCTGCACGCCGGGCTTCGTGATGTCCCTGACGGCCCTCTACGAGTCGGAGGTGGCGCCGTCGCGCCAGCGGCTCGACGAGGTGCTGGCCGGCAACCTGTGCCGCTGCACCGGCTACCGGCCCATCGTGGAGGCGGCCCGGCTGGCCTGCGCCGGCGGCCAGGTCCCGCGGCTGGCGGCGCAGCAGGCGGCGCTGCGGGCCCAGCTCGAGGGGCTGGCGCGGACCGAGGGGCTGGCGCTCCGCCACGGGGGCCGGCGCTGGTTCGCCCCGCGCTCGCTGGCCGAGGCGGCCCGCCTGGCCGAGGCCCACCCGGCGGCCCACCTGGTGGCGGGCGCCACCGACGTGGGGCTGTGGGTCACCAAGCAGCGGCGCGCGCTCGACACCGTCATCGCGCTGGGCGGGGTGCCCGAGCTGACCGCGGTGTCGCTGGGCGCCACCCACGTGGAGGTGGGCGCCGCCGCCAGCTACACCGACGCGCTCGGGCCGCTCGAGGCGGAGCACCCGGACCTGGGCCGGCTGCTGCGCCGCATCGGCTCGCAGCAGATCCGCAACGCCGGCACCCTGGGCGGCAACCTGGCCAACGCCTCGCCCATCGGCGACACCGCCCCGGCGCTGCTGGCGCTGGACGCCTCGGTGGTGCTGCGGCGCGGCCAGGACACCCGCGAGCTGCCCCTGGCCGCCTTCTTCGCAGGCTACCGCCGGACGGCGCTCAGGCCCGGCGAGCTGCTGGAGCGGATCCGGGTGCCGCGGCGGGCACCGGGCCTCTCGTTCCGCGCCTACAAGGTCGCCAAGCGGTTCGACCAGGACATCTCCACGGTGTGCGGCGCCTTCGCGCTGGTGCTGGAGCGGGGGCGGGTGGCGCAGGTGCGGGTGGCCTTCGGCGGCATGGCCGCCACGCCGGTGCGGGTGGACGCGGTGGAGCGGGCCCTGCTCGGCCTCCCCTGGACCCTGGCCGCCGTCGAGCAGGTGGTGCCGCTGCTGGACCAGGCGCTCGCGCCGCTCTCCGACCTCCGCGGCAGCGCCACCTACCGCCGCCTGGTGGCGGGGAACCTGCTGCGCAAGTTCCAGCTGGAGACCGGCGGGGAGGCCCCCGCCACCCGGCTGCGCGCCGGCGCGGAGGGGCGGTGA
- a CDS encoding nucleotidyltransferase family protein, producing MADQTTSGPAAPTPSRPAPVAGVLLAAGRSSRMGSNKLLLEVGGEPLVRRAARVALEAGLDPVVVVTGHQAALVEAALRGLPCRAVRAPDPAQGQGASLAAGLAALPPGAEAAVVLLADMPRVTAAMVSALVARATGSEAPLVLSDYGGVLAPPALYRRALFQELSDPGETPGRRVLARHRAEALTVAFPAEALADVDVPADLAGLATLPGGRP from the coding sequence ATGGCAGACCAGACGACCAGCGGCCCGGCGGCCCCCACCCCCTCGCGCCCCGCGCCGGTGGCGGGCGTGCTGCTGGCGGCGGGGCGGTCGTCCCGCATGGGGTCCAACAAGCTCCTGCTCGAGGTTGGCGGCGAGCCGCTGGTCCGTCGCGCCGCGCGGGTCGCCCTGGAGGCCGGGCTCGACCCGGTGGTGGTGGTGACCGGTCACCAGGCGGCGCTGGTCGAGGCGGCGCTGCGAGGCCTGCCCTGCCGCGCCGTGCGCGCCCCCGATCCAGCGCAGGGCCAGGGCGCCTCGCTCGCGGCCGGCCTGGCGGCCCTGCCGCCCGGGGCCGAGGCGGCGGTGGTGCTGCTGGCCGACATGCCCCGGGTGACGGCGGCCATGGTGTCGGCGCTGGTGGCGCGCGCCACCGGCTCGGAGGCCCCGCTGGTCCTGTCCGACTACGGCGGGGTCCTGGCCCCGCCCGCCCTCTACCGCCGGGCCCTGTTCCAGGAGCTGAGCGATCCGGGCGAGACCCCGGGCCGGCGGGTGCTGGCCCGCCACCGCGCCGAGGCCCTCACCGTCGCCTTCCCGGCCGAGGCGCTGGCGGACGTGGACGTGCCGGCCGACCTGGCCGGCCTGGCCACGCTCCCGGGGGGCCGACCGTGA
- a CDS encoding XdhC family protein, with translation MTDAAILAQAAAWLEQGLGVALATVVRTWGSAPRPAGSQLVVNQRGDFAGSVSGGCVEAAVIEAAQGCLRTGAPRRLAFGVTDEQAWEVGLACGGTVEVAVAPLPGPAALAQLLDDLAARRPAVLALDLVAGTATLLHPDDPPAPAAAPLAGHGAQLAQAARAAARRGRSGPLEWPGPATFLRVYAPPVRLVVIGAVHVAQALVPMAQLAGYHALVVDPRPAFAAAARFPGAEVLTAWPEAALARLALDRHTALVALSHQPRIDDPALAAALRAGAFYVGALGSRTTHAARCQRLAAMGLAAGLVERVRGPIGLDLGAEGPGEIAVAILAELLAHLRRPSP, from the coding sequence GTGACGGACGCCGCCATCCTGGCCCAGGCCGCGGCCTGGCTGGAGCAGGGCCTGGGGGTGGCGCTGGCCACCGTGGTCCGGACCTGGGGCTCGGCGCCGCGCCCGGCCGGCAGCCAGCTGGTGGTCAACCAGCGCGGCGACTTCGCCGGCTCGGTCTCCGGCGGCTGCGTCGAGGCGGCGGTCATCGAGGCGGCACAGGGCTGCCTCCGCACCGGGGCGCCGCGGCGGCTGGCCTTCGGCGTCACCGACGAGCAGGCCTGGGAGGTGGGCCTGGCCTGCGGCGGCACCGTCGAGGTGGCGGTGGCCCCCCTGCCTGGCCCCGCCGCGCTGGCCCAGCTCCTGGACGACCTGGCGGCCAGGAGGCCGGCGGTGCTGGCGCTCGACCTGGTCGCGGGCACCGCCACCCTGCTCCACCCGGACGACCCACCGGCGCCGGCGGCCGCGCCCCTGGCCGGCCACGGCGCCCAGCTGGCCCAGGCGGCGCGGGCGGCGGCCCGGCGCGGGCGCTCCGGGCCGCTGGAGTGGCCCGGGCCCGCCACCTTCCTCAGGGTCTACGCCCCGCCGGTGCGGCTGGTGGTGATCGGCGCGGTGCACGTGGCGCAGGCCCTGGTGCCCATGGCGCAGCTGGCCGGCTACCACGCGCTGGTGGTCGACCCCCGCCCGGCCTTCGCCGCCGCGGCCCGCTTCCCCGGGGCCGAGGTGCTCACCGCCTGGCCGGAGGCGGCCCTGGCGCGGCTGGCCCTGGACCGCCACACCGCGCTGGTGGCCCTGAGCCACCAGCCCCGCATCGACGACCCGGCGCTGGCGGCGGCGCTGCGCGCCGGCGCCTTCTACGTGGGGGCGCTCGGCAGCCGCACCACCCACGCCGCCCGCTGCCAGCGGCTGGCGGCGATGGGGCTGGCGGCCGGGCTGGTGGAGCGGGTGCGGGGGCCCATCGGGCTCGACCTGGGGGCCGAGGGGCCCGGCGAGATCGCGGTGGCCATCCTGGCGGAGCTGCTGGCCCACCTGCGCCGGCCGTCCCCCTGA
- a CDS encoding pyridoxal-phosphate dependent enzyme, translated as MRFTCHGCGARVDAAAALPFRCPAAGAPGDEVDHLLVPEDAPAPFGVGDEADPYLRFRALLSPYRLLRAAGLPDQAWLDLAGQLDGALQEVDGRGFRATPLALQPALARAAGHAGALWVKDETGNVAGSHKARHLMLVMLYLRVLEAARLPAGAGLRSRRLAIASCGNAALAAAVVARAAGWPLDVFVPPDAEAAVVERLAALGATRTVCQRRPGEPGDPCYLRFREAVAAGAIPFGVQGPDNGLAIEGGRTLAFELAEGLRAAGAAPEALYVQVGGGALASALAQGLALAVAGGVLARAPRLVAVQTAGCAPLERAWRRLGATPLDEAARHRGRYMWPWEEPPHSLAHGILDDETYDWWAIAAGMRATGGGPVVVDEVAVARAHALARPHAGIAASATGTAGLAGLLSQPAPGRSVAVLLTGVAR; from the coding sequence GTGCGCTTCACCTGCCACGGCTGCGGCGCCCGGGTGGACGCCGCCGCGGCGCTGCCCTTCCGCTGCCCGGCGGCGGGGGCGCCGGGCGACGAGGTGGACCACCTGCTGGTGCCCGAGGACGCGCCCGCCCCGTTCGGCGTGGGCGACGAGGCCGACCCGTACCTCCGCTTCCGCGCGCTGCTGTCGCCCTACCGGCTGCTCAGGGCGGCCGGCCTGCCCGACCAGGCCTGGCTCGACCTGGCCGGCCAGCTCGACGGCGCGCTGCAGGAGGTGGACGGCCGGGGCTTCCGCGCCACGCCGCTGGCCCTGCAGCCGGCGCTGGCGCGCGCCGCCGGCCACGCCGGCGCGCTGTGGGTGAAGGACGAGACCGGCAACGTGGCCGGCTCGCACAAGGCGCGGCACCTGATGCTGGTGATGCTGTACCTCCGGGTGCTGGAGGCGGCCCGGCTGCCGGCCGGGGCGGGGCTGCGGTCCCGGCGGCTGGCCATCGCCTCCTGCGGCAACGCCGCGCTGGCGGCCGCGGTGGTGGCCCGCGCCGCCGGGTGGCCGCTCGACGTCTTCGTCCCCCCCGACGCCGAGGCCGCGGTGGTGGAGCGGCTGGCGGCGCTGGGCGCCACCCGCACCGTCTGCCAGCGGCGGCCCGGCGAGCCGGGTGATCCCTGCTACCTGCGCTTCCGCGAGGCGGTGGCGGCCGGGGCCATCCCCTTCGGCGTGCAGGGGCCCGACAACGGCCTGGCCATCGAGGGCGGGCGCACCCTGGCGTTCGAGCTGGCCGAGGGCCTTCGGGCCGCCGGGGCCGCGCCAGAGGCGCTCTACGTGCAGGTGGGCGGGGGCGCCCTGGCCAGCGCGCTGGCCCAGGGGCTGGCGCTGGCGGTGGCGGGCGGCGTCCTGGCGCGCGCGCCGCGGCTGGTGGCGGTCCAGACCGCCGGGTGCGCGCCGCTGGAGCGGGCCTGGCGGCGGCTGGGCGCGACGCCGCTCGACGAGGCGGCCCGCCACCGCGGCCGCTACATGTGGCCCTGGGAGGAGCCCCCCCACAGCCTGGCCCACGGCATCCTGGACGACGAGACCTACGACTGGTGGGCCATCGCCGCCGGCATGCGCGCCACCGGGGGCGGCCCGGTGGTGGTGGACGAGGTGGCGGTGGCGCGGGCCCACGCCCTGGCCAGGCCCCACGCCGGCATCGCCGCGTCGGCCACCGGCACGGCCGGGCTGGCCGGCCTGCTGTCCCAGCCGGCCCCGGGCCGGTCGGTGGCGGTGCTCCTCACCGGCGTGGCGCGCTGA
- a CDS encoding pyridoxal-5'-phosphate-dependent protein subunit beta: MARLGVERTVVDGAVYQRTVEGFARAGVLLPTLGQLKDPATIPAAIRERLAAVDPDAPHALNLFRVHWFNDAARRGLAAVPGHLVLPPALTGVPARIVLALGDRFPMITAHKVLAAYGCLVPRVVTGQFDPTRHRAIWPSTGNYCRGGVAISRILGCRGVAVLPENMSQERFDWLDRWVGSPSDIVRTPGSESNVKEIYDTCATLDRDPANIIFNQFCEFGNYVTHRSVTGAALAAIFGAVAAASPKARLAAFVSASGSAGTLAAGDHLKAAFGARIVAVEASECPTLLSNGYGEHNIQGIGDKHVPYIHNVMNTDLVVGITDRSTDSLFVLFNTEEGRRYLVERRGLDAGLVAQLSHLGFSGICNVLAAIKTAKQLDLGADDVLMTVATDGAALYPSEIPKIVATRCGGRFDAVSAGEVWGRDLAAVTTDHVLELTHAERRRIFNLGYFTWVEQQGVSLQEFDARLHQSFWDGLMDLVPAWDAMIDEFNAKTGAARALGA; the protein is encoded by the coding sequence ATGGCGCGACTCGGAGTCGAGCGGACGGTGGTGGATGGCGCGGTGTACCAGCGGACCGTCGAGGGGTTCGCCCGGGCCGGGGTGCTCCTGCCGACCCTGGGGCAGCTCAAGGACCCCGCCACCATCCCGGCGGCCATCCGCGAGCGGCTGGCGGCGGTGGACCCCGACGCGCCGCACGCGCTCAACCTGTTCCGGGTGCACTGGTTCAACGACGCGGCCCGGCGCGGCCTGGCCGCGGTGCCCGGCCACCTGGTGCTGCCGCCGGCGCTGACCGGGGTGCCGGCGCGCATCGTGCTGGCGCTGGGCGACCGCTTCCCCATGATCACGGCGCACAAGGTGCTGGCGGCCTACGGCTGCCTGGTGCCGCGGGTGGTGACCGGCCAGTTCGACCCGACGCGCCACCGCGCCATCTGGCCCTCCACCGGCAACTACTGCCGGGGCGGCGTGGCCATCTCGCGCATCCTCGGCTGCCGCGGCGTGGCGGTGCTGCCGGAGAACATGTCGCAGGAGCGCTTCGACTGGCTCGACCGGTGGGTGGGCAGCCCGTCCGACATCGTCCGGACCCCCGGCTCCGAGTCGAACGTGAAGGAGATCTACGACACCTGCGCCACGCTCGACCGCGATCCGGCCAACATCATCTTCAACCAGTTCTGCGAGTTCGGGAACTACGTGACCCACCGCTCGGTCACCGGCGCCGCCCTGGCGGCCATCTTCGGCGCGGTGGCGGCGGCCTCGCCGAAGGCCCGCCTGGCGGCCTTCGTCTCGGCCTCCGGCTCGGCCGGCACGCTGGCGGCCGGCGACCACCTCAAGGCCGCCTTCGGCGCCCGCATCGTGGCGGTGGAGGCGTCCGAGTGCCCCACGCTGCTCTCCAACGGCTACGGCGAGCACAACATCCAGGGCATCGGCGACAAGCACGTCCCGTACATCCACAACGTCATGAACACCGACCTGGTGGTGGGCATCACCGACCGGTCCACCGACTCGCTCTTCGTGCTCTTCAACACCGAGGAGGGGCGGCGCTACCTGGTGGAGCGGCGCGGCCTGGACGCCGGGCTGGTGGCGCAGCTCTCCCACCTGGGCTTCTCCGGCATCTGCAACGTGCTGGCGGCCATCAAGACCGCCAAGCAGCTCGACCTGGGCGCCGACGACGTGCTCATGACGGTGGCCACCGACGGCGCGGCGCTCTACCCCAGCGAGATCCCCAAGATCGTGGCCACCCGCTGCGGCGGCCGCTTCGACGCCGTCTCGGCCGGCGAGGTGTGGGGGCGCGACCTGGCGGCGGTCACCACGGATCACGTCCTCGAGCTGACCCACGCCGAGCGCAGGCGCATCTTCAACCTGGGCTACTTCACCTGGGTGGAGCAGCAGGGGGTCTCGCTGCAGGAGTTCGACGCCCGCCTGCACCAGTCGTTCTGGGACGGCCTGATGGACCTGGTGCCGGCCTGGGACGCCATGATCGACGAGTTCAACGCCAAGACCGGCGCGGCCAGGGCGCTCGGGGCCTGA
- a CDS encoding amidohydrolase family protein: MTSAASLVVGPDRTGRTVHLLAGRVVAEAPAGARRLACPDGLIAPGAVCAHTHLYSGLARHGLPPPTPPPQDFLQILRRVWWRLDRALDAPSLRAAARDYVARALLCGTTALVDHHESPALIEGSLAILAAACDELGIRALLCYGATDRNGGPEEGRRGLAECRRLPASPRLRPLVGLHASFTASDATLRAAGELARALGTVVHVHVAEDLADVVDARARGAAGPLERLLACQALPPGSILAHGVHLSPAQVALAEAHGCWLVQNPRSNEGNRVGYPGALAGASRVALGTDGWEADMAAEEAALLRLAAAHGDPAAAGRLAAGHRLVAERFGAAVAPLAPGGLGDLVVRQDGRLRHVVVDGRVVVEEGRLVAADAAAVEAEARREAAGLWARMARLATTEGP; the protein is encoded by the coding sequence GTGACCAGCGCCGCCTCCCTCGTCGTCGGGCCCGACCGGACCGGCCGCACCGTGCACCTCCTCGCCGGCCGGGTGGTGGCGGAGGCGCCGGCCGGCGCCCGGCGCCTGGCCTGCCCGGACGGCCTCATCGCGCCCGGGGCGGTCTGCGCCCACACCCACCTCTACAGCGGCCTGGCCCGCCACGGCCTGCCGCCGCCGACGCCGCCGCCGCAGGACTTCCTCCAGATCCTGCGGCGGGTCTGGTGGCGCCTCGACCGGGCGCTCGACGCGCCCTCGCTGCGGGCCGCGGCGCGGGACTACGTGGCCCGGGCGCTCCTGTGCGGCACCACCGCGCTGGTGGACCACCACGAGTCGCCGGCCCTCATCGAGGGCTCGCTGGCCATCCTGGCGGCCGCCTGCGACGAGCTCGGCATCCGGGCGCTGCTCTGCTACGGGGCCACCGACCGGAACGGCGGGCCGGAGGAGGGGCGGCGCGGCCTGGCCGAGTGCCGCCGCCTGCCCGCCTCGCCCAGGCTGCGGCCCCTGGTGGGCCTGCACGCCTCCTTCACCGCCAGCGACGCCACCCTGCGGGCCGCCGGCGAGCTGGCCCGCGCGCTCGGCACGGTGGTCCACGTGCACGTGGCCGAGGACCTGGCCGACGTGGTGGACGCCCGGGCGCGCGGCGCGGCCGGGCCGCTGGAGCGGCTGCTGGCCTGCCAGGCGCTGCCGCCGGGCTCCATCCTGGCGCACGGCGTCCACCTCTCGCCGGCGCAGGTGGCGCTGGCGGAGGCCCACGGCTGCTGGCTGGTCCAGAACCCCCGCTCCAACGAGGGCAACAGGGTGGGGTACCCCGGCGCGCTGGCCGGGGCCTCGCGGGTGGCGCTGGGCACCGACGGCTGGGAGGCCGACATGGCGGCCGAGGAGGCCGCGCTCCTCCGCCTGGCGGCGGCGCACGGCGATCCGGCCGCGGCGGGCCGGCTGGCGGCCGGCCACCGGCTGGTGGCCGAGCGGTTCGGGGCCGCGGTGGCGCCGCTCGCGCCGGGCGGCCTGGGCGACCTGGTGGTGCGGCAGGACGGGCGGCTGCGCCACGTGGTAGTGGACGGACGCGTGGTGGTCGAGGAAGGGCGGCTGGTGGCCGCCGACGCGGCGGCCGTCGAGGCCGAGGCGAGGCGCGAGGCGGCAGGACTCTGGGCCCGCATGGCCCGGCTGGCGACGACCGAAGGTCCTTGA